AGAGTGCCGACATCGACGCCGAGGTGCTTCACTGGGACGACGTGCCCCAGTACGTCCTCAACGGCGAGTGTCCGACAATCACGCCGGACACCGAAACGGTGCTCAACGGCGTCGTCGGCATCCTCCCTATCGCCCGGGGCTGTATGTCCGACTGCTCCTACTGCATCACCAAGCAGGCGACCGGGAAAATCGAATCGCCCTCAGTCGAGGAGAACGTCGAGAAGGCCCGCGCGCTCGTCCACGCCGGCGCAAAGGAAATCCGCATTACAGGTCAAGATACGGGCGTCTACGGCTGGGACACGAACCAAGGGACGAGCCTGCTGCCGGAGCTACTGGACCGCATCTGTACCGACATCGACGGCGACTTTCGAGTCCGTGTCGGTATGGCGAACCCCAAGGGCCTCCACGGCGTCCGTGAGGAACTCGCAGCGGTGTTCGCCGAGCACGACGAACTGTACAACTTCATCCACGCGCCGGTCCAGTCCGGCAGCGACGACGTACTGGCCGATATGCGCCGGCAGCACGCCGTTTCGGAGTATCTGGAGGTCGTCGAGACGCTGGACGAGTATCTGGACTACTGGACGCTGTCGACGGACTTCATTGTCGGCTTCCCGACGGAGGAGTCGGCCGACCACGAGCAGTCGATGGCGCTGCTGCGCGAGACCCGCCCCGAGAAAATCAACGTCACACGCTTCTCGAAGCGGCCCGGGACCGACGCCGCCGACATGAAGGGTCTGGGCGGGCAGACGAAGAAGGACCGCTCGAAGGAGATGAGCGAGGCGAAGATGGAACTGATGGCCGAGGCCTACGAGGAGATGGTCGGCCACACGTCCTCTGTGTTGCTCGTCGAGGACGGCACCGACGAGTCGCTGGTGGGCTACG
The Haloarcula sp. CBA1129 genome window above contains:
- a CDS encoding tRNA (N(6)-L-threonylcarbamoyladenosine(37)-C(2))-methylthiotransferase; the protein is MARYHIETYGCTSNRGETQQIEQALREGGHHPADGPESADVAILNTCTVLEKTERNMLARAKELDNETPADLVITGCMALAQGEEFQSADIDAEVLHWDDVPQYVLNGECPTITPDTETVLNGVVGILPIARGCMSDCSYCITKQATGKIESPSVEENVEKARALVHAGAKEIRITGQDTGVYGWDTNQGTSLLPELLDRICTDIDGDFRVRVGMANPKGLHGVREELAAVFAEHDELYNFIHAPVQSGSDDVLADMRRQHAVSEYLEVVETLDEYLDYWTLSTDFIVGFPTEESADHEQSMALLRETRPEKINVTRFSKRPGTDAADMKGLGGQTKKDRSKEMSEAKMELMAEAYEEMVGHTSSVLLVEDGTDESLVGYDEAYRQVVIADAQERGLEIGDTVDVEITSHNTVYAFGEPIERAQLAD